Sequence from the Exiguobacterium aurantiacum genome:
CATCGCCATCGGGTCATTCGTGCCGGACTCGGCTTCGAGTGTCGAACCAACTTTCGGTGAGATATTCTTCCCTTTAAAGGCGGCGAAGACGGCGGCCGCATCGGTCGAGCCGATGATGGCGCCAAATAGGAAAGATTCCACCCAGTCGAAGCCAAATACGAAACGAACGGCCACTGCGATGAGCCCGGTCGTCAACAAGACACCAATTGTGGCGAGTGAAGCGGACGGGGCGAGGACGCTCCGGATCGACGACCATTTCGTCTGTAAGCCACCTTCGAACAAAATGACGACGAGTGCGGCGACCCCAATCATTTGAGCGAGATCGGTATCGTCGAAGAAAATCAGACCGGTGATATCGCTGCCCATCAGCATACCGATGCCCATAAACAGGATCAAGGCGGGCAGACCAAAACGAGTCGATACGCGTGTGGCCAATACGCCGGCGACAAGGAGCAGACCGAATAATAGAATCAAAATATCAGTACTCAAAATCGGTGCGGTCAAACACATCACTTCCTTTTTCACGTTGATATTTACATGTATTATTAAGTTCATTATACCATGAAATGGTTATGAATTAAGAATCAACGCATCGTTAATTATGCACATTGGAATAATCAGATATAGATGTGGTAAAGTAGGGGAAATCAAAAGGGGGATTCACATGGCTAAAATTCACGTGCTCCATGAAAACAATGAATGGACGAACCATCTCGTCCGACGACTCGAGGAATTGTCACTTCCTTATGAACTGTGGCATCTCGACCAAGGCATCATTGATATCACGGCCGAACCGCCAGAAGGCGTCTTCTATAATCGGATGAGCGCTTCGTCGCATACGCGGGGGCACCGGTACGCGCCGGAGTTGACGGAAGGGGTGCTCGCTTGGCTCGAGGCGAACGGGCGGACCGTCTTCAACGGCACGCGCGCGATTCGGCTCGAAGTGAGCAAAGTCAATCAATATACGGCGCTCCGTCAAGAAGGGATTCGAGTGCCGAAGACGATTGCGGCCGTCGGGAAAGCCCAAATAATCGAGGCGGCCGAGACGCTCGGGATGACGCCGTTCATCACGAAACACAACCGGGCTGGCAAAGGACTCGGGGTGCAACTGTTTCATTCCATCGATGCATTGGAAGCATACGTGAACGGCCCGACGTTCGAGGAGTCGATCGACGGGATCACACTCATCCAGCAGTATATCGAGGCGCCGAAACCGTTCATCACCCGCTGTGAGTTCATCGGCGGCAAGTTCGTTTACGCGGTGCGCGTCGATACATCAGACGGCTTCGAACTCTGCCCCGCCGACGCTTGCTCGATTGAAGACCAGTTTTGCCCGGTCGGCGAGACGCCACCGGCGAAGTTTGAAATCGTCGAAGGATTCAATGACCCGATTATCAAGCAGCTAGAGGCGTTTCTAAAGAACAATCAAATTGCTGTTGCTGGAATTGAGATCATCGAAGACGCGGACGGGAACGTCTACGCGTATGACGTCAACACGAACACGAACTACAACTCGGACGCCGAAGCGAAAGCAGGGCAGTACGGCATGCTCGAACTGGCGACGTTCCTCGGTGACGCCTTGACGGTCACGTCGAAATAAACGCGAAGAAAGGGTCAGGCTTTTGCCTGACCCTCAGATTGTAGACAAAGTCACGTTTCAGGCGAACTGAAACGTGATTTTGTCGTTTTCGGGCCTTTAGGCGCTCTGCCCGATCCCCTTTTCAGGCGGGCTGGGCGTTCTTCCATGCCCAGCCCGCCATCTTCTTGAGATTGAGGGCAGCAAAAGTAAGCATCGCCTGCATTGAAACTTTTTCAAGTCCCCGATAACGGGTCCAACGCATGCCATGCTTCTCTTTTGCGTCCGCGAACACGCGCTCGACCGTCTGTTTACGACGGTCATAGATGTTGCGGTTCAATTCCGTGTGGCGGAGGTCTTCGACCTCGTCCATATAGGGTTGCCAGAGGTGTCGCTCGATTATCCGCTGGTGCTTCTGGCTCTTCGTGCACTGCTCGAGCAGCGGGCAGTTCACACAAACCGCGGGATTCGAGACGTACTTGCGTTTCCCCTCGCGCATCGTCGTGCTGTACGTTAATAACTCGTTGTTTGGGCAGATGTAGACGTCATGGTGCTCGTCGTAGATGAAATCCTTGGTCTTGAAGGCGCCCTTCTTACCCTTCGGGCGGGTGTATGGGAAGACCGGCAGGATCCCACGGTCAATCAGCAGCTTGGCAATGGCCGGATTTTTATAGGCGGAGTCGGCGGCGACGGCGAACGGTTGAATCAGGCGGTCGGAGACCTTGTCGAGCAGATTGGGGAACGCTACACTATCGTGCACGTTACCCGGTGTGACGATAGCACCGAGCACGAACCCATGGGCGTCGCTCGCCGCATGGACCGAGTAAGCGAACTGCTTCTCACGCTCACCTTTTACGTAATATCCACTCTCAGGGTCTGTCGTGCTGACCTTGATTTCCTTCGTCTCCTCCGCCTGATTCTTTTTTGGCCCTAAGGGCTTCTTTCCACTTTCTTCGCGGTCTCGCTCGACCTCGGCATCGAGTTGTTCCTGATAGTGCTTCACCTCTTGCCGGACGGTCTTCTTGACGAGCTTCCGCTTGTTTGCGTTCGCTTTGACGTGTGTCGAGTCGACGAATAGGACGGCGCGATCGATGAACCCTGCGTCCGCAGCCTGTTCAAGGATATGATAGAAGATGTCGTCGAACAAGCTCGTGTACTGGAACCGACGCACATAGTTCTTCCCGAACGTCGAGAAATGTGGCACCTTGTCCGTGAATCCGAACCCGAGAAACCAACGGTATGCGACGTTCGTCTCGATCTCACGAATTGTCTGTCGCATGGATCGGATACCGAACAGGTACTGAAGAAAGGCCATCTTGATCAGGACGACAGGGTCGACGCTTGGCCGGCCACGATCCTCAGAATATAAGTCCTCCACGAGCGGATAGATGAACTCAAAGTCGATCACCGCCTCGATTTTTCGGACCAGATGGTCCGCTGGCACAAGCTCGTCGAGCGTGACCATCTCCAGTTGTGTCCGATTGGTTTCCGATTCTGTTGATTTCCTGATCATCCGATTCGCCTCCATAACTGTTTCTATATCTCTCATTATAAAAAAGCGACGACGGTACGAAAAGAGGGATTGATGCGTGGGCCGACTGCGGGCACGGCGAGACTTCCAGGGGATTAGCAAGCAAAGGGAGACCCAGCAGCGACAAAGTCGCGATGCGGCTCCCTGCTTGCCCCCAGAAAAGCGAGCTGTGCCCGGTCGGGCAAATAAAAAAAGACTGCAGACAATGTTTTGTCTACAGTCTGAGGGTCAGGCTTTTGCCTGACCCTTTCGCTGTGTATGTTGTAATTGCTGTTCAAATCGAAGTTGGACTAGTTCTGCCGTCGGTGCCATTCGTTCGATGAACGAATCTAAACGTTTCGCCGTGTCTCGATCTGATTCCTTGAACACGCGCATCGTTGTTCACCTCATTGATCATTGTTATGTTGCTTCTACAACAATGATTCCCGAGGGCGTGATGGCGTAAACCTCGTTCAGCCGAGGAATGTGCCAAGTTCTTCTTTAGGCAAGATGTTCCCGACGTAAAAGTCGCCGAACTCGCCATATTTGGCACTGACTTCGTCAAAGCGCATCTCATAGACAATTTTCTTAAACTGGAGCGAGTCTTCAGCGAACAACGTGACGCCCCATTCCCAACCGTCGAAACCGGTCGAGCCGCCGATGAACTGTTGAATCTTACCGGCATAGCTGCGGCCGATCATGCTGTGGCGATACATGAGCTCTTTACGCTCATCCATCGACAACGAATACCAGTTGTCTCCGTCACGGCGCGCCTTGCTCATCGGATAGAAGCAGATGTGGGCCGCTTTCGGGAGCGTCGGATAGAGACGGGCCCGGATGTGCGGGTTCTCGTACGGGTCGCCGTCCCCTGAACCGCGGTACATGCCGAGTTCGATGACAGAGACATACGAATAGCTTGGAATCATATAATCGTACAATTTCGTCTTGCGGAGGGCGAGTTCGACTTGCTCGAGCTCTTTGAACGTCGGACGAAGGACCATCAAGACGACGTCCGCTTTTTGGCCAAGGATCGAATAGAAGGCGTGACTCCCTTCACCACGTGTCTCGACATCTTCGAGTGAGCCGAGGAAAGCGACGAACTCGTCAATCATCTCTTGACGCGCGGTTGGGTCGACTGTTTTTAAACGAGTCCAATCGATGGAGCGGAAATCATGGAGCGTATACCAACCGTCTAACGTGGCGGCTGCGTGTTGCGTATCGGTTGTCGGTGTTGGTGCTGGACGTTCTGACATTAAAAAAACTCCTTTCGAGACTAGGCTTCGCTGACTATTTTACCATACACGATTGACCGCCTGGCAAATTTGGGGCTGCTGTGAGGCTAGTCACACTTCGAGCCGGGTAAAGAGGTAGAGAACAGGTTTTATGAAAACGGCTTCACAACAGCCTGTATCAGTCGATAAGATCAAACTGTTCTATCCATATAATGATTGATTTCAAGCGATTTATGACGAAATGGGCAGAATAGTTTATTTTAAAAAACGTACTGTGTATAATAAAACTCGCATATGGACGAGAGCGTCCGAGAGAGAAAAAATCCGATTTCTTCTAATCGAAAAGGAGTTCATTCACTATGAAACTATTTGACACGTTGAAACAAAAAGTCAGCCCGATTCGCCCGACCATCGTCTTCCCAGAAGGCGTTGACGAGCGCGTCCTCGGCGCCGCGGTTCGTTTGAAGAATGACGGCATGGTCGAACCGATCGTCATCGGACCAAAAGCTGAGCTTGAAGCGGTCGCTGCGAAGCACGGCTTTGACATCTCAGGTTTGACGCAATACGACCCAGCGACGTACGAAGACATCGACACACTCGTCGAGTCATTCGTCGAACGCCGTAAAGGTAAAGCGACACCGGAACAGGCACGTGAATTATTATCGTCAGACGTGAACTACTTCGGTACGATGCTCGTCCACACAGGAAAAGCAGAAGGTCTTGTCTCAGGCGCGATGCATGCGACAGCCGACACGGTTCGTCCGGCCCTTCAAATCATCAAGATGCAAACAGGCATCAAAAAGACGTCAGGCGTCTTCATCATGGTACGTGACGACGAGCAGTACGTCTTCTCGGACTGCGCAATCAACATCGCACCGGACGCGGCTGACCTCGCCGAAAACGCCTACTTGTCAGCGTTGACAGCGAAGACGTTCGGCATCGAGCCACAAGTCGCGCTCCTCAGCTTCTCGACAAAAGGTTCAGCGAAATCGCCAGAGACGGAGAAAGTCATCGAAGCGACACGTCTCGCCAAAGAGAAGGCACCAAACCTTCCAATCGACGGCGAACTTCAATTCGATGCGGCGTTCGTACCGAGCGTGGCGGCGAAGAAAGCACCAGGCTCTGAAGTAGCCGGGAATGCGAACGTCTTCGTCTTCCCAAGCCTCGAAGCCGGAAACATCGGCTACAAGATGGTTCAACGTTTCGGCGGATTCGAAGCGATTGGACCGATCCTTCAAGGCCTCAACAAGCCGGTCAACGACTTGTCGCGTGGCTGTAACGAAGAGGACGTCTACAAATTGACGCTCATCACAGCGGCACAAGCCATCGACGAGCGCAACGAAGCGTAAGTCAAAAGCATCCTTCCTGAGCGGTGGATGCTTTTTTTGTGGTCACATTGTAAACTATTGGAAAAGGGGGCGAGGAAATGGACGAAGTGGAAGACATCATCACATTGCCGGAAGGGCATCGGTACGCCATGTTCGGTGGCGGAGATGATTATCCGATCAAAACGTATTACGAAGGGGTGTTTGAAACGGTATTCGTCGTGTTTCATCCGTTTCTAGTCCCGAAAAACGACCCGACAGCGGTTGACCGTTATGTCGAGATGGATAAAAACGAGGTCGAACAGCAATTTCGGGCCATCACCTGGGCTGATATGCGTCGCCGACTTGGTTTCGATGACATCAAACGCATCGATCACGCGCTCCGGACGATGATTGGAGCGCTGAAACCGCACGCCGAAGATCAAGAAGGTGCGAATCGAATCATCGAATCTTGCGATCGCGAGAACGTACTTCCACCGGGCGAAGGGGAACTGTCTAATCTTTTAGAGAATCAGGTGTTACGAGCACTTCTTGAGATGGGAGAAAAGTGGATGTGGAGCGGGGACGAGTTCTGCACGGAACGGCATCTCATCAACATTCGGGAGACGCTAACCTCTGATACGTGGGGGGTGCGTCATCGGACGTTCTTCGGACATCAACATGATTGGCTCATCGTACCGCCTTGGGATAGCCATTTCACGTTGATTTGTGGCAGCCGAGATTGGGTCGAACAGATGGTGAAACGTTGTGAGTTGGAAGGCTTTTATTGTCAGGACGACACGACAATCAATTGGAGTTTGTTTGACGCGAAACTGAGGTAAACTAGTAGGGGACAACACTTTGAAGGGGGAACCACCATGCAAAACATCCATGCAACCGAATTACGTGAAAAACTTGAGAACGGCGAATCACTCCACATCATCGACGTCCGTGAACAAGACGAGTACGATGCGGGTCACATTCCGAACGTACCGCTCTATCCGCTGTCTGAATTTCCTGGCGTCACGGACAAGCTCGCGAAAGACAACGTCTATCACGTCATCTGCCGCTCAGGCGGCCGCAGTGTGACGGCATGCGATTATTTGGAGTCAGAAGGCTACAAGGTTATCAACGTCGAAGGCGGCATGCTCGCTTGGGACGGTGACGTCGAAGCGTGATGCTCGATAATCCATGGGTCGCCATCCCGCTGTTGATTGCGCTTTATTTGACCGTCTATACGTTCGTCAAGCGAGTCGATGGGGACAAGTGGCGGCTCGTCTGGGCGGTCTGGATCATCGTCATCGTCATGCTGTTGACGATTCGGCTCGTCCAAAGTCTATAGAAAAACGAGTGAAGCCCGCAGAGGCTTCACTCGTTTTTTAGTTATCGCGTTTATCGAATGTGATCGAAGCGATCGCATCGTGTTGGTGAATCGACTCTTCGTTGCGGCATTCGACGAAGAAGTTGACGACTTGTTTCATTTCGTACAAGTCAGCCGCGATCAAACGGACCATATCTTCAACGAAACGCGGGTTCTCGTACGCGATTTCCGTCGCACGCTTCTCATCCGGACGTTTGAGGACAGGATGAAGCGGGGCCGATGCGTTCGACTCGGCTGCCTCAAGAAGCGCGAGACGCCAGTCGAAACCGTCGAGCGAAGTTTCATCGAGACCTGCTTCAATCGTGATGTAGCCGCGTTGGTTATGGGCGCTGTACTCACTGATTTCTTTCGAGCATGGGCAAAGTGTTGTCACGTTGATGACGAGCCCGACCGTTACGCTCGCCATACCAGTCTCTAAGTTGTACGTCACGTTGTGCATGACGTCCGCGTTCATGAGACCGCTGAGACCTGTGGCTGGTGCTTTCCGGCTGAAGAACCATGGGTAACGGACCGTCAATTGACCTTCCGTCTGTTCCATACGCTCGGCGAGTTCTTGCGCGAACTCGATGAGTGAGCGGTTCGATAACGTCCAACCTTGTGTGTGGTACGCGTCGAGCTGTTCTGTCAGACGCGACATGTTGATCCCTTTACGGTCTTGGACGAGCGAAGTCGTCAACTCGAACGTAGCGACCGTCGCTTGGATACCGTCTGGCGTCTCGATGTTGACGGGGTGTTTGACGTTTGAGATGCCGACGCTGTCGAGCGCGAACAAGAAGTTTTTTGGTGTGTTTTGTAGATCGACCATTTTATCTTTTTCAGTTGGCTTCGTGCCTTTGATCGGCGGGACCGAACCGAATAATTTATGTCGTTCTGCTTTAGTAGGTAAAGCGACATGGCTTGTAGACATAATCGGATTCTCCTTTTTTGAGAGGGCAAATGACTGCCACTCGTTCTTGTTAGGATTTTATCACGAAATGTACATCGACCGGGTACCATTTTGCTCTTTGAACATGCTTTGAACGTGCTGACAAATTAAAAAACTTCAGCAATCGAAGAAAAGAAGATTGATTTCGATATGAATCGGGAATAAAATGTTCCTGTGAACTTAAAAAATAGATCACTATTAAATATGAAGGAACACAACAAAAAAGGGGATGTTTTTAATGGATTGGCAGTTAATCCTGCAGTACGCCTGGATCATCGTCGTACTCGTCGGTCTCGAGGGGCTACTTTCTGCAGACAACGCGCTCGTCTTGGCGGTCATGGTCAAGCACTTGCCGCGGACAGAACAGAAGAAGGCACTATTTTACGGATTACTCGGAGCGTTCGTTTTCCGCTTCATCGCATTGTTCTTGATTTCATTCTTGATTAACGTCTGGCAAGTCCAGGCGCTCGGTGCGCTTTACTTGATTGGAATGAGTGCGCGGCACCTGTATATGACCTATAAAGCCCGTAAGATGGATCCGAAACAAGATCTCGCCGCTGAGGCGAAAGAAGAGACGGCCATCACGGAGAAGCCGGTCACGAAGAAAGAGTTCTGGTGGACGGTCGCCAAAGTCGAGTTCGCCGATATCGCCTTCGCGGTCGATTCGATTCTTGCGGCGGTCGCACTTGCGGTCAGCTTGCCGCCGCTCGGTCTCGGTGAGATTGGTGGCATCGACTCAGGTCAGTTCTTCGTCGTCTTGACAGGTGGACTCATCGGGGTCATCTTGATGCGTTTCGCTGCTCGAGTTTTCGTCAAGCTGTTGCATCAACGTCCGACACTCGAAACGGCCGCCTTCATCATCGTCGGCTGGGTCGGTGTGAAATTGACGGTGCTCGTTCTCGAACACCCTGGCTTCAAGGAATTGATTGCCGGTACACCGTTCGCGTTCATGGGTCTTCCGGACGGATTCGTCCACTCGACGGCATGGACCGTGTTCTTCTGGTCGGTCATGGTCGGTATCGCGGTATGGGGTTGGTTCTCTTCAAAACCGACAGCGGTCAAACATTAAAAAATGGTCTCTCGCCTTTATGCGAGAGACCATTTTTCATGCCGTGACGTCTTGTTTCTCGTAAATCGGCACCCAGCCCTCTGTCGTCACGAAAATGCGGACGGCGACGACTTTGCGGTCGTCTTGGAGCGTGAAGTAGTGGCGCGTGTTCACCGGCACCGAGATGAGGTCGCCCGGGTTGAGCTCGATGTTGAAGTAGCCGCGCTCGGCGTCATCGATGGCGAAGATGCCATGGCCGCTGACGATGAAGCGGACCTCGTCATCCGTGTGGTGGTGTTCTTTTTGGAAGTTGACGAGCAGTTCGTCCAAGTTCGGCGTCGCATCCGACAACGAGATGACGTCTGCCGTCTCGTAGCCGCGGCGCTCCGATACGTCGCGAATTTCGTAACGGAACGTCGTCAAGATCGCTTGTTTGTCCTCGTCCGTCAACTGATAGTTCTCTTGCAGGTTTTCCGGGAGCTTTGTGATATCCCACTGCTCGTACAAAATCCCGCGAGACTCTAAAAAGGCACTCACTTCAGTTTGATCGACGTAACGCTCTTCGGTTTGTTGGAAATAGACAGTTGCCATGGTTGGTTCCTCCTTATGAATGGACGCCTAGGGCGCGTAGTTTTAACGTATAGCTGAACAAGAACTCGTAAGCCTCTAAATAGCGTTTGGCCGCGGCCGGGGTCTCGCCCCAGACGGTGATGCCGTGATTGCGGATGAGGACGGCACCGGCGTTTGCCCGGATATGAGAGGCGAAAGCGGCCGCGAGCGTCGGGATGTCCGCATCGTTCTCGATAATCGGTACGCGGACGACCGCATCCTCGTCCCAAAAGCCGAGCGCCTTGATGATTTCTTGACCAGTAAAGACGACTTCGCCGGTGGCGGCATGGAGCTCGGAGATGACGTTATTGTCGACCGTATGGACGTGAAGCGAACACGTCGCGTCCGTCCGATTGAACACTTCGACGTGGAGCAGCGTCTCGGCGGATGGACGACCGTTCTGTTCGCCAATCAAGCGTCCGGCCGCGTCGACGTGAACAAAGTCGTCCGGCGTTCGTTTTCGTTTATCGCGTCCGCTCGCCGTGACGAGAAATTCGAGCGGGTCGTCGGACACGCGAATCGCCAAATTCCCACTCGTTCCGGGGAACCAGTCGCGGGCGGCGAGTTCGTCTTTAATGTCGGCGAGTTCAAGCCAACGTGCCGCAAGGCTCATACGGCCACCTCCTTCAAGTGATGGGTGATGTCGTCAAACGTCTCGAACGGGGCGTAACGGATGCCTGCGTCTTCGCAGAGCGTGATGAGTTGACCTCGGGCGTAGACGAAGTCGGCACGCTTCGCGACCTCGAAGTCGGTCACTGAGTCGCCGATGACGATTAAGCGGTCGGCGGGATTGACGATGCGGCGAGCGAGCGTCGGTTTGCAACAGCCGCAATCGTTTGTACACTGTTCGTCGCAAGCGTGCGGCCAAGCGACGCCTACCGTCTCGTCGGAGAAGTCGGCGACGTTGCAGTAGATGTGCTCGGGATCGACGTAGCCTGCTAAAATCGGCTGGACGAAAAAGTCCATCCCGCCGCTGACGACGTCAAACTTCCAGCCGTGGGCCCGAACCTGTTCTAAAAATGACGGGAACCCTTGGCGGAGCGTGATCCGCTCCAACAAATAATCGCGGTAAGCCGGGGCGGCCTCGCTCGGCAATAGTTGAAACATTTGACCGACGCCGGAGCGAATGGAGATCCGTTGCTCGAGGACCGCATCTTTCAACTCGACCCAAGCCGGAGGCGCGAACGCCTTCATCAACGCGATGATATTGTCTTCGGCCGTGATCGTCCCATCGAAGTCGCACAGGATATGGACCGTCATCGGGGCGCCCACGCCTTCAACGCGGTATCGAGTTCGTCCGTCTGGCCTTCGGTTTGACCGAGGACGTGAGTGATCGCTTGTCGGAACGCACGAGCCCCGGCGGCTGCGCCGTCCGGATGACCGTGAATCCCACCGCCGGCGTTGATGACGACATCCGTTCCAAAATCACGGATGATATCGGCGACGAGTCCCGGATGAATCCCAGCTGACGGGACCGGTAAAATCGGTTTCGACCAATGTGGTTCGGTGCTCAGGTCACGAATCGCGAACGCCTCGTCCCGCGGTGTCGCAAGGGAGCCGTACGGTGACGGGAAGAGCGTCAAATCGGCCCCCGCGAGGCGTGGGAGTTTACCGAGCAAGAGCGAATGACTGATTGACCCGGTCAAGGCGCCGGCGAAGGCCGGATGTGCCAAGATGGGGACACGGATATCTGGGTCGTTCGCAAGTTCGCGCAGTGCGTCAAGACCGTACGTATAGACGTTGAATAAGAGCGCCGTCGCACCGGCCTCGATGAGACGGAGCGCTTGGTCACGCAGACCGAACACGGGGCCGCTCAGCGTGATGGCATAGAGGACACGCTTCCCGGTTGCCTCGAAGTGGGCTTGAATGACATCCGCTCCGACCCGGGCCCGTTCAAGCGACGGGGTGAGCGGGTTGTCGTATAAAATCTCGTCGTCTTTGACGATATCGATGCCTCCGGCGAACTGATCGCGGAGTTGTTGCTCGAGAAACGCGAGGTCACGGCCGATGACACCTTTGAAGATGCTCATGACGAGCGGGCGATCATGGACACCGAGTAAATCGCGAATCCCGTCGACGCCGAACTTGGCGCCTTTGAAATGGGGGGCGAGTGTCTCGGGCAACGTCAAATCGATTAACCGAATCGAATCGTCGAGGGACAGTTTCCCGAACGTCGTCGTCAAGATGGATGAAAAGTCAGGGCTGACATTATGTAACGGATAGCGAATCGTGAAGCGGCTCGTCGTGTCCGTATGGGTAGTCGACACGACCTCACCCCGGTACGTCTGTAACTGCTCTTGCTCTAAGTGAGGCAGCTCCGTCCATGTGCCGACGGTCAGCTCGAGGGCGATTTTGTCGGCGACGGTCGCGACCGCGTCCGTTCGTTTGATTTCATATGTGGCAGTGATACTCATATGGTTCCTCCTTCCAGGCAAACAAAAAATGACCCCATGCCGAGGCAAGAGGTCATCATAAAAAATGAACTCTTATCTCTCAGCTTTCGCTGCAAGAATTAGCACCGTGCCATCTCTGGTCGGTTGCTGCGACATCATCGGGCTCGTCCCTCCGTCTGCTCTTGATAAGAATGTGATTTGAAGTTGTGAAATTTAATTGAATTTTTGCATAGATTCGTCACGTCGTCAATTCCTTTTTTTCCAAAAAAAATATTCTGGGAAGTTGTTTCCATATATGCACAAAAAAAGACGGAGGTGCACCGAGAAAATGACGTTGACAATTGTGACATCGAGTCCGTAATATTCATCACATAAGTTCACCGAATCGAATAATACACTCTTATCGCGAGTTGGCAGAGGGAATTGGCCCGATGACGCCGCAGCAACCGACCACTAGGCACGGTGCTACATCCACCAGACGAATGTCTGACAGATGAGAGGAACAACCA
This genomic interval carries:
- a CDS encoding ATP-grasp domain-containing protein, coding for MAKIHVLHENNEWTNHLVRRLEELSLPYELWHLDQGIIDITAEPPEGVFYNRMSASSHTRGHRYAPELTEGVLAWLEANGRTVFNGTRAIRLEVSKVNQYTALRQEGIRVPKTIAAVGKAQIIEAAETLGMTPFITKHNRAGKGLGVQLFHSIDALEAYVNGPTFEESIDGITLIQQYIEAPKPFITRCEFIGGKFVYAVRVDTSDGFELCPADACSIEDQFCPVGETPPAKFEIVEGFNDPIIKQLEAFLKNNQIAVAGIEIIEDADGNVYAYDVNTNTNYNSDAEAKAGQYGMLELATFLGDALTVTSK
- a CDS encoding IS1182 family transposase: MIRKSTESETNRTQLEMVTLDELVPADHLVRKIEAVIDFEFIYPLVEDLYSEDRGRPSVDPVVLIKMAFLQYLFGIRSMRQTIREIETNVAYRWFLGFGFTDKVPHFSTFGKNYVRRFQYTSLFDDIFYHILEQAADAGFIDRAVLFVDSTHVKANANKRKLVKKTVRQEVKHYQEQLDAEVERDREESGKKPLGPKKNQAEETKEIKVSTTDPESGYYVKGEREKQFAYSVHAASDAHGFVLGAIVTPGNVHDSVAFPNLLDKVSDRLIQPFAVAADSAYKNPAIAKLLIDRGILPVFPYTRPKGKKGAFKTKDFIYDEHHDVYICPNNELLTYSTTMREGKRKYVSNPAVCVNCPLLEQCTKSQKHQRIIERHLWQPYMDEVEDLRHTELNRNIYDRRKQTVERVFADAKEKHGMRWTRYRGLEKVSMQAMLTFAALNLKKMAGWAWKNAQPA
- the hemQ gene encoding hydrogen peroxide-dependent heme synthase, with amino-acid sequence MSERPAPTPTTDTQHAAATLDGWYTLHDFRSIDWTRLKTVDPTARQEMIDEFVAFLGSLEDVETRGEGSHAFYSILGQKADVVLMVLRPTFKELEQVELALRKTKLYDYMIPSYSYVSVIELGMYRGSGDGDPYENPHIRARLYPTLPKAAHICFYPMSKARRDGDNWYSLSMDERKELMYRHSMIGRSYAGKIQQFIGGSTGFDGWEWGVTLFAEDSLQFKKIVYEMRFDEVSAKYGEFGDFYVGNILPKEELGTFLG
- the pta gene encoding phosphate acetyltransferase; the encoded protein is MKLFDTLKQKVSPIRPTIVFPEGVDERVLGAAVRLKNDGMVEPIVIGPKAELEAVAAKHGFDISGLTQYDPATYEDIDTLVESFVERRKGKATPEQARELLSSDVNYFGTMLVHTGKAEGLVSGAMHATADTVRPALQIIKMQTGIKKTSGVFIMVRDDEQYVFSDCAINIAPDAADLAENAYLSALTAKTFGIEPQVALLSFSTKGSAKSPETEKVIEATRLAKEKAPNLPIDGELQFDAAFVPSVAAKKAPGSEVAGNANVFVFPSLEAGNIGYKMVQRFGGFEAIGPILQGLNKPVNDLSRGCNEEDVYKLTLITAAQAIDERNEA
- a CDS encoding DUF2711 family protein encodes the protein MDEVEDIITLPEGHRYAMFGGGDDYPIKTYYEGVFETVFVVFHPFLVPKNDPTAVDRYVEMDKNEVEQQFRAITWADMRRRLGFDDIKRIDHALRTMIGALKPHAEDQEGANRIIESCDRENVLPPGEGELSNLLENQVLRALLEMGEKWMWSGDEFCTERHLINIRETLTSDTWGVRHRTFFGHQHDWLIVPPWDSHFTLICGSRDWVEQMVKRCELEGFYCQDDTTINWSLFDAKLR
- a CDS encoding rhodanese-like domain-containing protein yields the protein MQNIHATELREKLENGESLHIIDVREQDEYDAGHIPNVPLYPLSEFPGVTDKLAKDNVYHVICRSGGRSVTACDYLESEGYKVINVEGGMLAWDGDVEA
- the folE2 gene encoding GTP cyclohydrolase FolE2; this encodes MSTSHVALPTKAERHKLFGSVPPIKGTKPTEKDKMVDLQNTPKNFLFALDSVGISNVKHPVNIETPDGIQATVATFELTTSLVQDRKGINMSRLTEQLDAYHTQGWTLSNRSLIEFAQELAERMEQTEGQLTVRYPWFFSRKAPATGLSGLMNADVMHNVTYNLETGMASVTVGLVINVTTLCPCSKEISEYSAHNQRGYITIEAGLDETSLDGFDWRLALLEAAESNASAPLHPVLKRPDEKRATEIAYENPRFVEDMVRLIAADLYEMKQVVNFFVECRNEESIHQHDAIASITFDKRDN
- a CDS encoding TerC family protein, whose translation is MDWQLILQYAWIIVVLVGLEGLLSADNALVLAVMVKHLPRTEQKKALFYGLLGAFVFRFIALFLISFLINVWQVQALGALYLIGMSARHLYMTYKARKMDPKQDLAAEAKEETAITEKPVTKKEFWWTVAKVEFADIAFAVDSILAAVALAVSLPPLGLGEIGGIDSGQFFVVLTGGLIGVILMRFAARVFVKLLHQRPTLETAAFIIVGWVGVKLTVLVLEHPGFKELIAGTPFAFMGLPDGFVHSTAWTVFFWSVMVGIAVWGWFSSKPTAVKH
- a CDS encoding cupin domain-containing protein — protein: MATVYFQQTEERYVDQTEVSAFLESRGILYEQWDITKLPENLQENYQLTDEDKQAILTTFRYEIRDVSERRGYETADVISLSDATPNLDELLVNFQKEHHHTDDEVRFIVSGHGIFAIDDAERGYFNIELNPGDLISVPVNTRHYFTLQDDRKVVAVRIFVTTEGWVPIYEKQDVTA
- a CDS encoding methylthioribulose 1-phosphate dehydratase, giving the protein MSLAARWLELADIKDELAARDWFPGTSGNLAIRVSDDPLEFLVTASGRDKRKRTPDDFVHVDAAGRLIGEQNGRPSAETLLHVEVFNRTDATCSLHVHTVDNNVISELHAATGEVVFTGQEIIKALGFWDEDAVVRVPIIENDADIPTLAAAFASHIRANAGAVLIRNHGITVWGETPAAAKRYLEAYEFLFSYTLKLRALGVHS
- a CDS encoding 2-hydroxy-3-keto-5-methylthiopentenyl-1-phosphate phosphatase gives rise to the protein MTVHILCDFDGTITAEDNIIALMKAFAPPAWVELKDAVLEQRISIRSGVGQMFQLLPSEAAPAYRDYLLERITLRQGFPSFLEQVRAHGWKFDVVSGGMDFFVQPILAGYVDPEHIYCNVADFSDETVGVAWPHACDEQCTNDCGCCKPTLARRIVNPADRLIVIGDSVTDFEVAKRADFVYARGQLITLCEDAGIRYAPFETFDDITHHLKEVAV